In a genomic window of Pangasianodon hypophthalmus isolate fPanHyp1 chromosome 19, fPanHyp1.pri, whole genome shotgun sequence:
- the asb2a.2 gene encoding ankyrin repeat and SOCS box protein 2, producing MATARVSAPNLTTSSADTEDYSVYANMSEDQLLQLAIERSLADANTQQICSHTPRLMAQCSHLPRSQRVPPPANPPANPPANPPANPPANPSANPPANPPANPPANPPLSEKQCSRINRDAQNHLFRKDKQEVIAWTRYNGFLRVTVESVNDLDPFLSAIWKGDAKALSALIQTKSRKLLEANQDGWLPLHECAYYGHVDCLKILLSAEPETINSRTLKNQTPLLLAVTRRHSACVLYLLEKGADPNLANNQWETPLYKACEKGNEEVVGFLIRYGASTTKSSVQGITPLHEAVTSKNVEMCKMLLQAKANLMAKNIYGIDPLFTAAQCGAAEVLSFLLMKGAEVNTQANDGASALFEASKNGHREVVEILLSRRADVNKSNKAGLLPIHVAAKNGHAEIVAMLIPRTSRAKIRRCGISPLHMAAERNRDGVLEMLIDAGFDVNSMLSEDWSKMYEDHRSTVLYCAVSNSNIDAATMLLEAGANPNLDTFNPLLVAVRKGYMEMVKLLVNHGANINSILPTHPTDFPAALIFCMNFLPMFKYLMDNGCDALSCFTCDYGSNSHPPMKSSRDGRDRLYYISDENSESCVQFCEMISRSSVSSWAGPVIDILLDYVGHVKLCSRLTEHLDSYSEWAQIKDKAMPPRPLMHLCRIKIRQQLGIQRLRQMNNLPLPGRLIKFLRHEKESFSDIL from the exons ATGGCGACTGCACGGGTGTCGGCCCCAAACCTGACGACTTCCTCTGCAGACACGGAGGACTACAGCGTTTATGCTAACATGTCTGAGGACCAGCTCCTGCAGCTAGCTATTGAGCGAAGTCTAGCTGATGCTAATACTCAGCAAATCTGCTCTCACACACCGAGACTGATGGCTCAGTGTTCACATCTCCCACGGTCTCAGAGGGTCCCTCCTCCTGCAAACCCACCTGCAAACCCACCCGCTAATCCACCTGCAAACCCACCCGCTAACCCATCAGCTAATCCACCGGCTAATCCACCGGCTAATCCACCGGCTAACCCACCACTCAG TGAGAAACAATGCTCAAGAATCAACCGAGATGCTCAAAACCATTTATTCAGGAAGGACAAGCAGGAAGTGATTGCTTGGACAAGATACAATGGATTTCTAAGGGTTACTGTCGAATCGGTCAA TGATTTAGACCCTTTTCTCTCAGCAATTTGGAAAGGTGATGCTAAGGCTCTAAGTGCGCTAATTCAAACCAAATCCAGAAAACTTTTGGAAGCTAATCAGGATGGTTGGCTCCCCCTGCACGAGTGTGCTTACTACGGCCATGTTGACTGTCTAAAGATTTTACTAAGTG CCGAGCCAGAGACGATTAACAGTCGCACCCTGAAGAACCAAACTCCGCTTCTTCTGGCCGTGACTCGCCGACATTCAGCTTGTGTCCTTTATCTGTTGGAGAAGGGTGCTGATCCCAACCTGGCAAACAACCAGTGGGAGACTCCACTATACAAAG CTTGTGAAAAGGGAAATGAAGAAGTTGTCGGTTTTCTGATAAGATACGGAGCATCAACAACCAAGTCGTCTGTGCAAGGCATAACACCATTGCATGAAGCAGTGACAAGCAAAAATGTGGAGATGTGCAAGATGCTGCTGCAAGCAAAGGCAAATCTGATGGCTAAAAACATTTATGGCATAGATCCGCTATTTACAGCAGCTCAGTGTGGTGCTGCTGAAGTTCTTAGCTTCCTGCTCATGAAAG GTGCAGAAGTCAACACTCAGGCTAACGATGGAGCCTCGGCCTTGTTTGAAGCCTCTAAAAATGGTCACCGTGAAGTCGTGGAGATTCTCTTGTCCAGAAGGGCTGATGTTAACAAATCTAACAAAGCTGGACTACTTCCTATTCATGTTGCTGCTAAAAACGGACATGCTGA AATTGTTGCGATGCTAATACCAAGAACTAGCAGAGCTAAAATAAGGCGCTGTGGCATCAGTCCTCTTCATATGGCCGCAGAACGCAACAGAGATGGTGTTCTTGAGATGCTGATAGATGCCGGTTTTGATGTCAACTCCATGCTGTCGGAGGATTGGTCCAAAATGTATGAGGATCATCGCAGCACCGTGCTCTACTGCGCCGTGTCCAACAGTAATATCGATGCGGCCACAATGCTTCTGGAGGCTGGGGCCAACCCAAACCTGGACACCTTCAATCCTCTGCTTGTTGCTGTGAGGAAGGGCTACATGGAAATGGTCAAGCTTCTGGTCAACCATGGTGCAAATATTAACTCCATTCTCCCAACTCACCCCACCGACTTCCCGGCCGCTTTGATTTTTTGCATGAATTTCTTGCCCATGTTTAAGTACCTAATGGATAATGGGTGCGATGCCCTATCGTGTTTTACGTGTGACTATGGTAGCAATTCTCACCCACCCATGAAATCCAGCAGAGATGGAAGGGACAGGCTATATTACATCAGTGATGAAAATTCAGAAAGCTGTGTACAG TTCTGTGAGATGATCTCAAGGTCATCAGTCTCCAGTTGGGCTGGACCTGTCATAGACATACTGCTAGACTACGTGGGTCATGTGAAGCTCTGTTCCAGACTTACCGAACACCTGGACAGTTACAGTGAATGGGCTCAAATCAAAGACAAAGCAA TGCCTCCTCGCCCCTTGATGCATCTCTGCAGAATAAAGATTCGTCAGCAGCTGGGAATCCAGAGACTAAGACAGATGAACAATCTTCCTCTACCTGGGAGGCTTATCAAGTTCTTACGGCATGAGAAAGAATCGTTTTCTGATATCCTGTGA
- the LOC113547694 gene encoding ankyrin repeat and SOCS box protein 2, with protein MCTNGIGKQECVTWRTLHGLRLISVMPAEDEDQLLSAVWSGDVRKVRNILMSEKTPRNLLMADADGWTAVHEAAYYGQAECLKLLLTVVPEMINTRTCKHQTPLILAVSREHLPCVEYLLEKGADPGIPTITNETPLYEACATRNAQMVRLLVRSGADVNQKCLDGWTALHESVSQNDMEMCEVLVEHGAEISSRNIYGVTPLFLAAQCGRLEPLSFLIRKGADVNCEAKDGATALYEACRNDHSDVMEFLLSQSADANRPGKDGLLPLHIAAKHGNDRIISKLIPITSMTEVQRSGISPVHLSAESNEDHALELLIHAGFDVNFLLAPERSCMYEDRRLSPLYFAVDNRNLEAARMLLDAGADPNLDPFNVLLLAVRQGDVHMATLLLEHGANVNASLPTHPSTFPACVMLSVRNIAMMKCLMDHGCDAEACFQCEYGAEEHPTYTRSETETRPCLQFCEMISAGLVCHCTGPVINLLLDYVTPVKLCSRLNKLLESDDSWTQIKDKSLLPQSLMQLCRVRIRQLVGIKSLKSIRNLPGRLIRYLNHNVQCEDVL; from the exons ATGTGCACTAACGGCATCGGGAAGCAGGAGTGTGTGACCTGGCGAACTCTTCACGGCCTCCGTCTCATCTCCGTCATGCCTGCTGA GGATGAGGATCAGCTGCTGTCGGCCGTGTGGAGCGGAGATGTGAGGAAAGTGAGGAATATTCTGATGAGTGAGAAAACGCCGAGGAATCTTCTGATGGCGGATGCAGACGGCTGGACTGCGGTACACGAGGCGGCTTATTACGGCCAAGCTGAGTGCCTGAAGCTGCTGCTCACAG ttgtCCCTGAGATGATTAACACTCGAACCTGTAAACACCAGACTCCTCTCATTCTCGCTGTATCCCGGGAACACTTACCCTGTGTGGAGTATCTCTTGGAGAAAGGGGCGGATCCCGGAATTCCCACCATAACCAATGAGACGCCTCTGTATGAAG CGTGTGCCACGCGTAACGCTCAGATGGTGCGTCTCCTGGTGAGAAGCGGCGCAGATGTCAATCAGAAATGTTTGGACGGATGGACGGCTCTGCACGAGTCAGTGTCCCAGAACGACATGGAGATGTGTGAGGTTTTAGTGGAGCACGGAGCTGAGATCAGCTCTCGCAACATCTACGGAGTCACGCCGCTGTTCCTCGCTGCTCAGTGCGGACGCCTGGAGCCGCTCAGCTTCCTCATCCGAAAGG GTGCTGATGTCAACTGCGAGGCGAAAGACGGAGCCACAGCGTTGTACGAGGCCTGCAGGAACGATCACTCAGACGTCATGGAGTTTCTTCTGTCTCAGAGTGCTGATGCTAACAGACCTGGAAAGGACGGACTTTTACCTCTTCACATAGCAGCGAAACACGGGAACGACAG GATCATCTCCAAACTGATCCCGATCACGAGCATGACTGAAGTCCAGCGCAGTGGCATCAGCCCTGTGCATCTCTCAGCCGAGAGCAACGAGGACCACGCCCTGGAGCTCCTGATCCACGCTGGCTTTGACGTCAACTTCCTGCTGGCTCCGGAACGTTCCTGCATGTATGAAGACCGTCGCCTGTCACCTCTGTACTTTGCTGTAGATAACAGGAACCTCGAGGCTGCCAGGATGCTTCTGGACGCCGGCGCTGATCCAAACCTGGACCCGTTCAACGTCCTGCTGCTGGCCGTGAGGCAGGGTGACGTACACATGGCCACCTTACTCCTGGAGCATGGAGCTAACGTTAACGCTTCCCTTCCTACACACCCCAGCACGTTCCCAGCCTGCGTGATGCTCAGCGTGAGGAACATCGCCATGATGAAATGCCTGATGGACCACGGCTGTGACGCAGAAGCGTGTTTTCAGTGTGAATATGGCGCTGAGGAACATCCGACGTACACCAGGAGCGAGACGGAGACACGGCCATGTTTGCAG ttctgtgagATGATCTCAGCTGGGTTGGTGTGTCACTGCACAGGACCCGTCATTAACCTGCTCCTGGATTACGTCACTCCTGTGAAACTCTGTTCCAGACTCAATAAACTGCTGGAAAGTGATGATTCCTGGACACAAATCAAAGACAAATCAT TGCTTCCTCAGAGTCTAATGCAGCTCTGCAGAGTGAGAATCCGACAGTTAGTGGGAATAAAAAGCCTGAAGTCTATCAGGAACCTTCCAGGAAGATTAATCAGATACCTCAACCACAATGTGCAATGTGAAGATGTTCTTTAA